The genomic DNA GATCTCTTGAAGTGTGTATGCTGCACCATAAGCTTCGAGTGCCCATACCTCCATCTCACCAAATCTTTGTCCACCGAATTGTGCTTTACCACCAAGAGGTTGTTGTGTAACTAATGAATATGGTCCAGTTGAACGTGCGTGAAGTTTATCATCTACCATGTGCGCAAGTTTCAACATGTACATCACACCAACTGAAATACGGTTGTCAAATGGTTCTCCTGTACGGCCATCGTAAAGTACTGTTTTACCGTCACGTGCCATACCTGCTTCTTCAATTGTAGACCATACGTCTTCATCGTTGGCACCGTCAAATACTGGTGAAGCAACGTGAATACCTAAGTTTTTAGCAGCCATACCTAAATGCAACTCTAAAACTTGTCCGATATTCATACGTGATGGTACACCTAGTGGGTTTAACATGATGTCAATTGGACGGCCATCTGGTAAGTACGGCATATCTTCTTCAGGAACAATTTTAGAGATGACACCTTTGTTACCGTGACGACCACACATTTTGTCCCCTACATGAATTTTACGTTTTTGAACGATGTACACACGAACAAGTTGGTTCACACCTGGTGAAAGTGAATCATCGCCTTCTTCACGGTTAAACACTTTAACATCAAGAACAATACCACCTGCACCGTGTGGTACGCGTAATGACGTATCACGAACTTCACGTGCTTTTTCGCCAAAGATCGCATGTAATAGGCGTTCTTCTGCTGTCAATTCAGTAACACCTTTAGGCGTCACTTTACCGACTAATATATCGCCATCTTTTACTTCTGCTCCAACGTATACAATACCGCGGTCATCTAAGTTTTTCAGTGCGTTTTCTGAAACGTTTGGTATATCGCGAGTAATTTCTTCAGGCCCAAGTTTTGTGTCTCGTGCTTCAGATTCATATTCCTCGATATGAATTGAAGTATAAACGTCATCTTTAACAAGGCGCTCACTCATAATTACGGCGTCCTCGTAGTTATAACCATCCCAAGTCATAAATCCAACAACAACGTTTCGACCTAAGGCCATTTCTCCGAGTTCCATAGATGGACCATCTGCAAGAATTTCGCCTTTTTCAACAACGTCGCCTGCTGCGATAATAGGACGTTGGTTATAACATGTACCTGAGTTTGAACGTTTGAATTTCGCTAATGGATAACGGTCTAATTCACCTTCTACTTCTTGACCATTTTCTTCAACTAAGCGACGTACTAAAACTTCGCTTGATTGAACATGTTCAACGCGGCCACGATACTTAGAAATAACAGCAGCACCTGAATCACGTGCGGCTACGTGCTCCATACCTGTACCTACGAATGGTGATTCTGGGTTTAACAATGGTACTGCTTGACGTTGCATGTTCGCACCCATCAATGCACGGTTAGAGTCATCGTTTTCTAAAAACGGAATACATGCTGTCGCAGCTGAAACAACTTGTTTAGGCGATACGTCCATGTAGTCCATTTTTTCTTTAGCCATAGTTGTGTTGTTACCACGGAAACGACAAACGATTTCGTCATCGATAAAACGTCCGTTTTCATCAAGTCTTGAGTTCGCTTGGGCAACAACATAACTGTCTTCTTCATCAGCAGTAAGGTAATCAATACGGTCTGTAATTGTGTTTGTTTCAAGGTCTACTTTTCTGTATGGAGTTTCAATGAAACCAAATTCATTCACACGTGCATAACTTGAAAGTGAGTTGATCAAACCAATGTTTGGACCCTCTGGTGTCTCGATTGGACACATACGGCCATAGTGAGAATAGTGTACGTCACGAACTTCCATTTGTGCACGTTCACGTGTTAAACCACCAGGCCCTAAAGCTGATAAACGACGTTTGTGTGTTAACTCAGCAAGTGGGTTCGCTTGGTCCATGAATTGTGATAATTGTGAGCTACCAAAGAACTCTTTAATTGATGCAATCACTGGGCGAATGTTAATCAATTGTTGTGGTGTGATTGAGTCAGTATCTTGAATAGACATTCTTTCACGTACCACACGTTCCATTCTTGATAAACCAATGCGGAATTGGTTTTGTAACAATTCACCAACTGAACGTAAACGACGATTACCAAGATGGTCAATGTCATCTGTATAACCGATACCATGCAATAAGTTAAAGAAGTATGACATAGACGCCACGATGTCAGCAGGTGTAATACATTTCACTTCTGAATCTGGGAATGCATTACCAATCACAGTTGTTGTACGTTCTTCATCATCATTTGGTACATAAACTTTAATAGATTGTACTTCTACAGGTTCATCGATAATACTATTAGGAAGTTCGTAAACTTGTGCGTTAGCATTTGTTTCAAGAACATCCATGATTTCGTCTAACTTACGACGATCTAAAACTGTGCCTTCTTCAGCAACAATTTCACCTGTGTCAGTATTTACAATAGGTTCAGCTAATTTTTGATTGAATAGGCGGTGCTTTAAATGTAATTTTTTATTTGCTTTATAACGTCCTACGCTTGCTAAATCATAACGTTTAGGGTCAAAGAAACGAGAATACAATAAGCTTTTAGCATTTTCTACCGTTGGTGGTTCACCTGGACGTAAACGTTCATAAATTTCTAATAATGCTTGTTCTGTATTTTCAGTGCTATCTTTTTCTAAAGTGTTTCTTAAGTATTCATTGTCACCAATTAAATCAATGATTTCTTGGTCAGTTGAATAACCTAATGCACGTAATAATACTGTTAATGGTAACTTTCTTGTTCTATCAATACGTACATAAACAACATCTTTCGCATCTGTTTCATACTCTAACCATGCACCGCGGTTAGGAATAACAGTCGCATCATAGTTCACACGACCATTTTTATCTAACTTTTCATTAAAGTAGACAGACGGTGAACGAACTAATTGAGATACAATAACACGTTCCGCACCATTAATTACAAAAGTACCTGTTTCTGTCATTAAAGGGAAATCTCCCATAAATACTTCTTGATCTTTCACTTCGCCTGTTTCTTTAATAACTAGACGAACTTTAACGCGTAATGGCGCCGCATATGTTGCATCACGGTTTTTTGATTCTTCTAAATCATACTTCGGTTCACCTAATCTATAATCTACAAATTCCAATGAAAGATTACCTGTGAAGTCTTCGATTGGAGAAATGTCGCGGAACATTTCTAAAAGACCTTCTTTTAAGAACCAATCATACGATTTTGTTTGAATTTCAATTAAGTTTGGTAACTCTAAAACTTCTGAAATTCTTGCGTAGTTTCTACGTTTACGATGTCTTCCATATTGGACAAATTGACCTGCCAAACAGATTCACCCCTCAAAAATTGTGCGAACACTTTTCAGTTCTCATCATGTAACAAGACAAAAAGAAAACGGTAGCACATAATCGATGACACCATTTTCTATTCTATAAGTCTTATTTTGAAATGTTACAATGAAACTTTAACCGTAAAAGTACACACTTATTGAACATAATTATTTCATCTTACAACTATATCATAGTCAATATTTAAAATCAAGATTTAAAACTCTTTAATATGTGATAACCTTTACTATTTTT from Staphylococcus schleiferi includes the following:
- the rpoB gene encoding DNA-directed RNA polymerase subunit beta; the protein is MAGQFVQYGRHRKRRNYARISEVLELPNLIEIQTKSYDWFLKEGLLEMFRDISPIEDFTGNLSLEFVDYRLGEPKYDLEESKNRDATYAAPLRVKVRLVIKETGEVKDQEVFMGDFPLMTETGTFVINGAERVIVSQLVRSPSVYFNEKLDKNGRVNYDATVIPNRGAWLEYETDAKDVVYVRIDRTRKLPLTVLLRALGYSTDQEIIDLIGDNEYLRNTLEKDSTENTEQALLEIYERLRPGEPPTVENAKSLLYSRFFDPKRYDLASVGRYKANKKLHLKHRLFNQKLAEPIVNTDTGEIVAEEGTVLDRRKLDEIMDVLETNANAQVYELPNSIIDEPVEVQSIKVYVPNDDEERTTTVIGNAFPDSEVKCITPADIVASMSYFFNLLHGIGYTDDIDHLGNRRLRSVGELLQNQFRIGLSRMERVVRERMSIQDTDSITPQQLINIRPVIASIKEFFGSSQLSQFMDQANPLAELTHKRRLSALGPGGLTRERAQMEVRDVHYSHYGRMCPIETPEGPNIGLINSLSSYARVNEFGFIETPYRKVDLETNTITDRIDYLTADEEDSYVVAQANSRLDENGRFIDDEIVCRFRGNNTTMAKEKMDYMDVSPKQVVSAATACIPFLENDDSNRALMGANMQRQAVPLLNPESPFVGTGMEHVAARDSGAAVISKYRGRVEHVQSSEVLVRRLVEENGQEVEGELDRYPLAKFKRSNSGTCYNQRPIIAAGDVVEKGEILADGPSMELGEMALGRNVVVGFMTWDGYNYEDAVIMSERLVKDDVYTSIHIEEYESEARDTKLGPEEITRDIPNVSENALKNLDDRGIVYVGAEVKDGDILVGKVTPKGVTELTAEERLLHAIFGEKAREVRDTSLRVPHGAGGIVLDVKVFNREEGDDSLSPGVNQLVRVYIVQKRKIHVGDKMCGRHGNKGVISKIVPEEDMPYLPDGRPIDIMLNPLGVPSRMNIGQVLELHLGMAAKNLGIHVASPVFDGANDEDVWSTIEEAGMARDGKTVLYDGRTGEPFDNRISVGVMYMLKLAHMVDDKLHARSTGPYSLVTQQPLGGKAQFGGQRFGEMEVWALEAYGAAYTLQEILTYKSDDTVGRVKTYEAIVKGENISRPSVPESFRVLMKELQSLGLDVKVMDEQDNEIEMRDLDEDDIPDRKVNIQPSTVPESQKEFNE